The window TTCCAGGCCGTCGCGGACGTGATCAAGCTCTTCATGAAGGAAGACGTCACGCCGCTCTACGTCGACAAGTTCCTCTACAACCTGGCGCCCTGGATCACCATGATGCCGGCCCTCGTGACGTTCGCCGTCATCCCGTTCGGCGCGCCGCTCGACGTCACGATCGGCGGCGTCACCCGGAACGTGCCGCTCATCATCGCCGACGTCAACATCGGGATCCTCTACATCTTCGCGTTCTCCTCGCTCGGCATCTACGGCATCGTCCTGGCCGGCTGGTCGTCCAACAACAAGTACTCGATGATGGGGGGCCTGCGCGCCTCGGCCCAGATCATCAGCTACGAGCTCTCGATGGGCTTCGCGGCCGCCGCGACGTTCCTGGTCGCCGGCTCCCTCCGCCTCCCCGCCGTCGTCGAGTGGCAGCAGGCGCACGTCTGGAACGTCGTGCCCCAGTTCGTCGGGTTCCTGATCTTCCTGATCGCGGTCTTCGCCGAGACGAACCGGCTCCCGTTCGACCTCGCCGAGGCGGAGGCCGAGCTCGTCGCCGGCTTCCACACGGAGTACTCGGCCTTCAAGTTCGGCATGTTCTTCATGGGCGAGTACGCGAACATCATCGCCGCCTCGGGCCTCGTGGTGACGCTCTACTTCGGCGGGTGGTCGCTCCCGGGGATCGCGTTCGCCGGGGTCTGGGGAGCCCTCGCCTCGATCGCCGTCTTCTTCGCGAAGACGCTCGCGTTCATCGCCCTGTTCATCTGGGTCCGCTGGACGCTCCCCCGCTTCCGGTACGACCAGCTGATGGACCTGGGCTGGAAGGTCCTCCTCCCGCTCTCCTTCCTCCACCTGATCGTCGTGGCGGCGTTCGTCGCCGCGAAATGAGGGACTGAAGCCGATGTCGCTCGAGCTCGTCGTCTTCGCGATCGCCTCGGGGCTCGCGATCGCCTCCGCCCTCGCGATGGTCGTCGTGAAGACACCCGTGAGGAGCGTCCTCTCGCTCGTCCTGGCCTTTTTCGCGCTCGCGGTCCTCGCGGTCCTCCTGGCCGCGCCGTTCATCGCGGCGCTCCTCGTGATCGTCTACGCCGGCGCCATCCTCGTCCTCTTCCTCTTCGTCGTCATGCTCCTGAACCTCACGCAGGAGGCGGAGGGGCACGACGAGAGGCCGATCCAGAGGATCCTCGGCCTCGTCGCGGTCGTCGCCATCGGCGGCCTCCTCCTCGGCGTGACGCTGAAGGCCGGGGCCCCGCCGGTTCCGCCGGCCGGAGGCCCGATCGGCGTCGCGACGGACGAGATCCCGATCCTCGGCCGGCTCCTCTTCTCCGACTACCTGCTCGCCTTCGAGGCTCTTTCCGTCCTGCTCCTGCTCGCGGCCGTCGGCGCGCTCATCCTCTCCAAGCGGAGGTTCGACTGAGATGGAGGGCGCCGCGATGAACGCCGTCGTCCCGATGACCGTCCCCCTGAACGCCTACCTGGCGGTCGGGACGATCCTCTTCGTCATCGGGCTCGCCGGGACGCTCCTGAAGAGGAACACGCTTTCGATGTTCCTCTCCATCGAGCTGATGATGAACGCCGTCAACCTCCTCGTCCTGGCCTACGCCCGGATGCGGGGAGACGCGACCGGCCAGATGGTCGTCTTCTTCGTCATCGCCATCGCCGCCGCCGAGGCGGCGGTCGGCCTGGCGATCTTCGTCGCCCTCTTCCGCGCGCGGCGGACGATCGACGTCGACCGGCTCAGCCTGCTGAAGTGGTGAGGGACACGACGCCATGACGCTCCCCCTCTGGCTCATCCCCGCCCTCCCGCTCGCGGGGTTCCTCCTGAACGGCCTCGTCGCCCTCCTCTGCGGGTGGCGCCGGGCCGCGAAGGCCACCGCCGAGTGGCGCGACGCCCACCCGGACGACCACGGACACGACGGGCACGGGAGCGACGCCCACGTCGACGCGCACGGCCACGACGACCACGCCCACGGGGACCACGGTCACGGGCACGGTCCCGCCGGGCCGTTCCTCCCTTACTGGCAACGCCTGTTCCACGGCGTCGTCGGCGTCCTCGCGGTCGGCCTCGCCACGGTCGTCGCGTTCGCGAACCTCGTCCCCTACGTCGCCGGCTCCCTCGCCACGGAAGGGGGCCTCGCGCCCGTGATCCAGACCGCCTGGCGCTGGATGGCGGCCGGGCACGTCACGATCGACGTCGCGTTCCGGCTCGACGCGCTGTCGGCCATGATGCTGTCGTTCGTCACGTTCGTCGGGACGCTCATCCACGTCTACAGCGTCGGCTACCTGCAGGACGAGGAAGGGTACGGCCGCTACTTCGCCTACCTGAACCTCTTCATGTTCGCGATGCTGACGCTCGTCCTGGCCAACAGCCTGCCGGTGCTCTTCATCGGCTGGGAGGGCGTGGGCCTCTGCTCCTACCTCCTCATCGGCTACTACTACGACAAGGACTTCGCCCACCAGGCCGGCAAGAAGGCGTTCGTCACGAACCGGATCGGCGACTTCGGGATGGTCCTCGGGATCTTCGGAATCCTCGCCCTCTTCGGGACGATGGACTTCTCCTTCGTCGACCTGGCGAAGCAGGGGGCGATGAACGGCAACGCGCCGCTCAGCGTCTACGCCGTCTGCCTCCTCCTCTTCCTCGGCGCGGTCGGCAAGAGCGCGCAGGTCCCCCTCTACGTCTGGCTCCCCGACGCCATGGCCGGCCCGACGCCGGTCTCCGCGCTCATCCACGCCGCGACGATGGTCACGGCCGGCGTCTACCTCGTCGCCCGCTGCTCGGCCGTCTTCGTCCTCGCCCCCGACGCGATGACGCTCGTCGCCTGGATCGGTGCCCTCACGGCGGTCCTCGCCGCGACGATCGGCCTCGCCCAGAACGACATCAAGAAGGTCCTCGCCTACTCCACCGTCTCGCAGCTCGGCTACATGTTCCTGGCGTGCGGCGTCGGCGCGTTCGGCGCGGGGATGTTCCACGTCTTCACCCACGCCTTCTTCAAGGCCTGCCTCTTCCTCGGCTCGGGCTCGGTCATCATGGCGATGCACCACGAGCAGGACATGCGGGCCATGGGAGGCCTGAGGCAGCGGATCCCGAAGACCTTCCTCACGATGATGTTCGCCACGGTCGCCATCGCCGGGATCCCGCCCCTGGCGGGCTTCTTCTCGAAGGACCAGATCCTCGGCGCGGCGTTCGGCGCAGGGCACCCGGTCCTCTTCGCGGTCGGCCTCTTCACGGCGGGCATGACGGCCTTCTACATGTTCCGCCTCGCGCGGATGACCTTCTTCGGGACCTTCCGGGGGCCGAAGGGCGCCGACGAGCACGTCCACGAGTCCCCTGCCACGATGACCGTCCCCCTCGTCGTCCTGGCGTTCTTCTCGGTCGTCGCCGGCTTCCTCGGGGTGCCCGAGGCGATCGGCGGCTCGAACCGGTTCATGGCGTTCCTCGCCCCCTCTCTCGCAACGGCGCACCCGCACCACGTCACCCACCTGACCGAGTGGATCCTCATGGGCCTCTCGGTCGCCGTCGCCCTCGCCGGGATCGTCCTCGCCTGGCGCTGGTACGGCTCCGCGGGCGCCACAGCACAGGTGCCGAGCGTTCCGGCGAACGCCTTCTACATGAAGACGGGAGTGCTCGGCCGCCTCGTCGAGAACCGGTGGTTCGTCGACGAGGGGATCGAAGCGGGCGTCCTCAGCCCTTTCCGGAAGATCGGCACCTTCCTCTGGCGCGGCTTCGACTCGCTCGTCATCGACGGCGTCGTCAACGCATCCGCCTTCCTCGTCGAGCTGACGGGCGACCTCGTCCGCTTCTTCACGACCGGCAACGTCCGTAACTACGCGCTGAGCTTCACGCTCGGCGTTCTCGCCCTGGCGCTCTACGTCTTCCTGCGGTAGGAGAGCATGCTCGACTCCAGCACCTCCATCCAGTGGCTCGGGGCCGACATCCTGACGACGCTGGTCTTCCTGCCGTCGCTCGGGGCGCTGGTCCTCCTCTTCCTGTCGAACGAGGCCAAGAACGCCATCCGTGCCGTCGGGCTCCTGGCGAGCGGCGCGACGTTCGCCGTCTCGGTCGCCGTGCTCCAGAAGTTCAACCCGGCGATCGCCGGGCTGGAGGCCTTCCGGCCCCTCCTCGTCGACCGTCCGTGGATCCCCCGCTTCGGAATCCGCTACCTGATGGGAGTCGACGGGCTCTCGCTCGTTCTCGTCGTCCTCACGACGCTCCTGACGCTTCTCGTGCTCGTCTTCTCGTTCGGGCAGTCGATCCCGAAGCTGCGCGGGTACGTGGCGGCGTTCCTGATCCTCGAGACCGGCATGATCGGGAGCCTCGTCGCCCTCGACGCGATCCTCTTCTACGTCTTCTGGGAAGTGATGCTCGTCCCGATGTACTTCATCATCGGGATCTGGGGCGGCAAGCGTCGCATCTACGCGACGATGAAGTTCGTCCTCTTCACGCTCGCCGGGTCGCTCCTGATGTTCGTCGGGATCCTCTTCGCCTCGGGCGTCCACGCCCGGACGACCGGCATCCTGACGTTCTCGCTTCTCGAGTGGATCCCGGCTGCCTCTTCCGGCGTCTGGGGCCTGACGGGCACGCAGGAGGCGCTTCTCTTCTGGGCCTTCGCCCTCGCCTTCCTCGTGAAGGTCCCGCTCTGGCCGCTCCACACGTGGCTCCCCGACGCGCACGTCGAGGCGCCCACGGGAGGCTCGATCATTCTCGCCGGCGTCCTCCTGAAGCTCGGGACGTACGGCCTCCTCCGCTTCGCGATCCCGCTCTTTCCCGGGGCGGCCGTCCGCTACACGCCCCTGATCGCCGTCCTCGCCCTGATCGGCGTCGTCTACGGCGCGTGGGTCGCTGCGGCCCAGAAGGACATGAAGAAGCTGGTGGCCTACTCGTCGGTCAGCCACCTCGCGCTCGTCGTCCTCGGGATCTTCGCGGGAAACGTCACCGCCGTCTCCGGAGCCGTGATGCAGATGGTCGGGCACGGCCTGACCACGGGGCTTCTCTTCCTCCTCGTCGGCGTCCTCTACGAGCGGCGCCACACGCGGGAGATGGCCGACTACGGCGGCATCGCCTCGCAGGTGCCCGTCACGACGACCCTGTTCGTGATCGCCATGCTCGGGTCGGTGGGCCTGCCCGGCCTCAACGGCTTCGTCGGCGAGTTCCTGATCCTGGCCGGCGTCTTCAAGGCGAACGTCGTCTGGGCCGCGATCGCGGCGACGGGCCTGATCCTCGGCGCCATCTACCTCCTCACCCTCACCCAGAAGGTCTTCTGGGGACCGAACCGGGTCAAGGCCAACCTCGGGCTCACCGACATCAACGCCTGGGAGTTCGCCGCGGCTTTTCCGATGATCGTCCTCGTCGTCGTCCTGGGGGTCTGGCCGCAGCCGGTCCTCGACCTCGTCCGCAACTCCGTCGAGACGGTCGTCCAGATCGCGGCCGTCCGGATGGTCCCGTGACGTCCGC is drawn from Holophagales bacterium and contains these coding sequences:
- the nuoH gene encoding NADH-quinone oxidoreductase subunit NuoH; the encoded protein is MSDATFAVVAAIAKILLVWAIALAALLPNLVWAERRGAGMIQDRPGPNRVGPFGLFQAVADVIKLFMKEDVTPLYVDKFLYNLAPWITMMPALVTFAVIPFGAPLDVTIGGVTRNVPLIIADVNIGILYIFAFSSLGIYGIVLAGWSSNNKYSMMGGLRASAQIISYELSMGFAAAATFLVAGSLRLPAVVEWQQAHVWNVVPQFVGFLIFLIAVFAETNRLPFDLAEAEAELVAGFHTEYSAFKFGMFFMGEYANIIAASGLVVTLYFGGWSLPGIAFAGVWGALASIAVFFAKTLAFIALFIWVRWTLPRFRYDQLMDLGWKVLLPLSFLHLIVVAAFVAAK
- a CDS encoding NADH-quinone oxidoreductase subunit J, which produces MSLELVVFAIASGLAIASALAMVVVKTPVRSVLSLVLAFFALAVLAVLLAAPFIAALLVIVYAGAILVLFLFVVMLLNLTQEAEGHDERPIQRILGLVAVVAIGGLLLGVTLKAGAPPVPPAGGPIGVATDEIPILGRLLFSDYLLAFEALSVLLLLAAVGALILSKRRFD
- the nuoK gene encoding NADH-quinone oxidoreductase subunit NuoK: MTVPLNAYLAVGTILFVIGLAGTLLKRNTLSMFLSIELMMNAVNLLVLAYARMRGDATGQMVVFFVIAIAAAEAAVGLAIFVALFRARRTIDVDRLSLLKW
- the nuoL gene encoding NADH-quinone oxidoreductase subunit L, which codes for MTLPLWLIPALPLAGFLLNGLVALLCGWRRAAKATAEWRDAHPDDHGHDGHGSDAHVDAHGHDDHAHGDHGHGHGPAGPFLPYWQRLFHGVVGVLAVGLATVVAFANLVPYVAGSLATEGGLAPVIQTAWRWMAAGHVTIDVAFRLDALSAMMLSFVTFVGTLIHVYSVGYLQDEEGYGRYFAYLNLFMFAMLTLVLANSLPVLFIGWEGVGLCSYLLIGYYYDKDFAHQAGKKAFVTNRIGDFGMVLGIFGILALFGTMDFSFVDLAKQGAMNGNAPLSVYAVCLLLFLGAVGKSAQVPLYVWLPDAMAGPTPVSALIHAATMVTAGVYLVARCSAVFVLAPDAMTLVAWIGALTAVLAATIGLAQNDIKKVLAYSTVSQLGYMFLACGVGAFGAGMFHVFTHAFFKACLFLGSGSVIMAMHHEQDMRAMGGLRQRIPKTFLTMMFATVAIAGIPPLAGFFSKDQILGAAFGAGHPVLFAVGLFTAGMTAFYMFRLARMTFFGTFRGPKGADEHVHESPATMTVPLVVLAFFSVVAGFLGVPEAIGGSNRFMAFLAPSLATAHPHHVTHLTEWILMGLSVAVALAGIVLAWRWYGSAGATAQVPSVPANAFYMKTGVLGRLVENRWFVDEGIEAGVLSPFRKIGTFLWRGFDSLVIDGVVNASAFLVELTGDLVRFFTTGNVRNYALSFTLGVLALALYVFLR
- a CDS encoding NADH-quinone oxidoreductase subunit M; translation: MLDSSTSIQWLGADILTTLVFLPSLGALVLLFLSNEAKNAIRAVGLLASGATFAVSVAVLQKFNPAIAGLEAFRPLLVDRPWIPRFGIRYLMGVDGLSLVLVVLTTLLTLLVLVFSFGQSIPKLRGYVAAFLILETGMIGSLVALDAILFYVFWEVMLVPMYFIIGIWGGKRRIYATMKFVLFTLAGSLLMFVGILFASGVHARTTGILTFSLLEWIPAASSGVWGLTGTQEALLFWAFALAFLVKVPLWPLHTWLPDAHVEAPTGGSIILAGVLLKLGTYGLLRFAIPLFPGAAVRYTPLIAVLALIGVVYGAWVAAAQKDMKKLVAYSSVSHLALVVLGIFAGNVTAVSGAVMQMVGHGLTTGLLFLLVGVLYERRHTREMADYGGIASQVPVTTTLFVIAMLGSVGLPGLNGFVGEFLILAGVFKANVVWAAIAATGLILGAIYLLTLTQKVFWGPNRVKANLGLTDINAWEFAAAFPMIVLVVVLGVWPQPVLDLVRNSVETVVQIAAVRMVP